Proteins found in one Arthrobacter pascens genomic segment:
- a CDS encoding alpha-hydroxy acid oxidase produces MTHTIQPNNPETTSAADSTEIPAAGVPASQPAASPVVPAALRRRIPKYSDLAPLMQFKKPEFSKEARLRRASTIWELRDIAKRRTPQAPFDYTDGAAEAEITLRRAREAFLDIEFRPGILRNVSSIDLSTEILGKYSRLPVGIAPTGFTRMMQSEGEYAGSQAAEAAGIPYTLSTMGTASIEDVAAAAPNGRNWFQLYLWTDRDRSLELIERAANAGNDTLMVTVDTAVAGARLRDVRNGMTIPPALTIKTVLDASYRPAWWFNFLTHEPLTFASLSRYTGTVADLINSMFDPTLTFEDLDWLRETWKGKLVVKGIQTVEDARKVVDHGADGVVLSNHGGRQLDRAPIPFHLLPEVSAAFKADNSDAAIILDTGIMSGADIVAALALGADFTMIGRAYLYGLMAGGRAGVDRAIQILEKDMARTMALLGVSKISDLTPDHVRLLNK; encoded by the coding sequence ATGACCCACACGATCCAGCCGAACAACCCTGAAACCACTTCGGCCGCGGACTCCACGGAGATCCCGGCGGCCGGCGTCCCGGCTTCCCAGCCCGCCGCCTCCCCTGTGGTGCCTGCGGCGCTCAGGCGCCGAATTCCCAAGTACTCGGATCTGGCTCCCCTCATGCAGTTCAAGAAGCCTGAGTTCAGCAAGGAAGCCCGCCTGAGGCGCGCCAGCACCATCTGGGAACTCCGCGACATCGCCAAGCGCCGCACCCCGCAGGCCCCCTTCGACTACACCGACGGCGCCGCCGAAGCCGAGATCACCCTGCGCCGTGCCCGTGAGGCGTTCCTGGACATCGAGTTCCGTCCCGGCATCCTCCGGAACGTCTCCAGCATCGACCTCAGCACCGAAATCCTGGGCAAGTACTCCCGCCTTCCCGTGGGCATCGCGCCCACCGGCTTCACCCGGATGATGCAGTCCGAGGGTGAATACGCCGGCTCGCAGGCCGCGGAAGCCGCCGGAATCCCCTATACCCTCTCCACCATGGGCACCGCCTCCATCGAGGATGTGGCCGCCGCAGCACCCAACGGGCGCAACTGGTTCCAGCTCTACCTGTGGACGGACCGGGACCGTTCGCTGGAACTCATCGAGCGCGCCGCCAATGCCGGAAACGACACCCTCATGGTCACGGTGGACACCGCCGTCGCCGGCGCCCGCCTCAGGGACGTGCGCAACGGCATGACCATCCCGCCGGCGCTCACCATCAAGACCGTGCTGGACGCGTCCTACCGCCCGGCCTGGTGGTTCAATTTCCTCACCCACGAGCCGCTGACCTTCGCCTCCTTGTCCCGCTACACCGGCACCGTGGCGGACCTCATCAACTCTATGTTCGATCCCACCCTCACGTTCGAGGACCTGGACTGGCTGCGCGAAACCTGGAAGGGCAAGCTGGTGGTCAAGGGCATCCAGACCGTTGAGGACGCCCGCAAGGTGGTGGACCATGGCGCCGACGGCGTGGTGCTCTCCAACCACGGCGGCCGCCAGCTGGACCGCGCCCCTATTCCGTTCCACCTGCTCCCGGAGGTTTCCGCAGCGTTCAAGGCGGACAACTCCGACGCAGCCATCATCCTGGACACGGGCATCATGAGCGGCGCCGACATCGTGGCCGCCCTGGCATTAGGTGCAGACTTCACCATGATCGGGCGCGCTTACCTTTACGGCCTGATGGCCGGCGGCCGGGCCGGCGTGGACCGCGCCATCCAGATCCTCGAGAAGGACATGGCCCGCACCATGGCGCTGCTGGGCGTCAGCAAGATCTCCGACCTGACCCCGGACCACGTGCGGCTGCTCAACAAGTAA
- a CDS encoding acetoin utilization protein AcuC produces the protein MTYLPGLSQPAPPTTVVWNSSMTAYNFGLGHPMAPARMDLTARLARSLGLLDLAHVSVEAPAVASDIELETVHSPEYVEAVHRVSDDPTVPDEARGLGTEDDPAFAGMHEAAARLAGGSLLAASAVLDGSALHAVNFGGGLHHAARDRASGFCIYNDSALAIRKLLDGGIRRVAYIDVDAHHGDGTESIFWDDPRVLTISLHESGLTLFPGTGFANEIGGLHAAGSAVNVALPSGTGDAGWLRAFHAVVPQLVGAFEPEVIVSQHGCDSHRLDPLAHLNISVDGQREAAAAVGNLAARHCGNRWIATGGGGYNVTDVVPRSWSHLIAIAAGRPVPLKTPVPEDWRTYVEDKFGTATPGLMGDDVELWWRSWEVGFDPNDAVDRTVMATRKAVFPLYGLDPWFD, from the coding sequence ATGACATACCTGCCCGGTCTCAGCCAGCCCGCACCACCAACGACGGTGGTGTGGAATTCATCCATGACCGCCTACAATTTCGGCCTGGGCCACCCGATGGCGCCGGCACGGATGGACCTTACGGCGCGGCTGGCACGGAGCCTGGGGCTGCTGGATTTGGCGCACGTCTCCGTTGAGGCTCCCGCCGTCGCTTCAGACATCGAGTTGGAGACGGTGCACTCGCCCGAATACGTGGAGGCAGTGCACCGAGTCAGCGACGACCCTACGGTACCGGACGAAGCCCGGGGCCTGGGTACTGAGGACGATCCCGCCTTCGCCGGAATGCATGAGGCCGCCGCGAGGCTGGCCGGCGGTTCCCTGCTCGCGGCGTCCGCTGTCCTGGACGGGTCTGCTCTCCACGCCGTGAATTTCGGTGGCGGCCTGCACCATGCCGCCCGCGACCGCGCCAGCGGTTTCTGCATCTACAACGATTCAGCGCTCGCGATCCGTAAACTGCTCGACGGCGGCATCCGGCGCGTGGCGTACATCGACGTCGACGCCCACCATGGGGACGGGACGGAGAGCATCTTCTGGGACGATCCCCGGGTGCTCACCATCTCGCTGCATGAAAGCGGGCTCACGCTCTTTCCGGGAACCGGCTTCGCCAACGAGATCGGCGGCCTGCATGCTGCGGGCAGTGCTGTGAACGTCGCCTTGCCTTCCGGCACAGGGGATGCCGGCTGGCTGCGGGCCTTCCACGCCGTGGTGCCGCAGCTCGTGGGCGCCTTCGAACCCGAGGTCATCGTGAGCCAGCACGGCTGCGACTCGCACCGGCTGGATCCGCTGGCCCATCTCAACATCAGTGTTGACGGACAGCGCGAGGCGGCTGCCGCCGTCGGGAATCTTGCCGCCCGGCACTGCGGCAACCGCTGGATCGCTACCGGCGGCGGAGGCTACAACGTCACCGACGTCGTCCCGCGGTCCTGGAGCCACCTGATCGCCATCGCGGCGGGCCGGCCCGTGCCGCTGAAGACTCCCGTGCCGGAGGACTGGCGCACCTATGTCGAGGATAAGTTCGGTACTGCCACGCCCGGGCTGATGGGCGATGACGTGGAGCTGTGGTGGCGCTCCTGGGAAGTGGGTTTCGACCCCAACGATGCTGTGGACCGGACTGTCATGGCCACGCGCAAGGCAGTGTTTCCGCTGTACGGCCTGGACCCGTGGTTCGACTAA
- the proC gene encoding pyrroline-5-carboxylate reductase, whose protein sequence is MSNRIAFLGCGSMNEAILGGLVEGGIDASDIVATVRRAERAAELAERHHGITAIAGEEEPDNNKQAAKGSAVVILGTKPVGIADMAREISSSLSPGTIVISVAAGVSLAQLEAALPAGQPVIRTMPNVPAKLGRGVVSVSPGSNCTPEQLQRAKDILKAAGTVVEVPEEQVDALSAISGSGPAYAFYLAEAMAAAGVELGLDPDLAVLLARETVAGAGFMLAEPGADPSALRKSVTSPNGTTERALATFDERGIPSIIAAGARAAADRAAEITRQLG, encoded by the coding sequence ATGAGCAACCGAATCGCATTCCTTGGCTGTGGATCCATGAACGAAGCTATCCTGGGTGGCCTGGTGGAAGGCGGAATAGACGCCTCAGACATTGTGGCCACCGTCCGGAGGGCAGAGCGGGCGGCGGAACTGGCCGAACGCCACCATGGCATCACCGCCATTGCCGGCGAGGAGGAGCCGGATAACAACAAGCAGGCGGCGAAGGGCTCCGCCGTCGTGATCCTGGGCACCAAGCCGGTGGGCATCGCAGACATGGCACGGGAGATCAGCAGTTCCCTGTCGCCGGGAACCATCGTGATCAGCGTGGCTGCGGGCGTTTCCTTGGCGCAGCTTGAAGCCGCGCTGCCAGCTGGCCAGCCGGTCATCCGGACCATGCCCAACGTTCCCGCCAAGCTGGGCCGCGGCGTCGTATCCGTATCGCCTGGCAGCAACTGCACGCCGGAGCAGCTCCAAAGAGCCAAAGACATCCTGAAGGCGGCCGGCACCGTGGTGGAGGTGCCGGAGGAACAGGTGGATGCCCTTTCGGCGATCAGCGGTTCAGGGCCGGCCTACGCGTTCTACCTGGCGGAGGCCATGGCAGCGGCGGGGGTCGAGCTGGGCCTGGACCCTGACCTGGCCGTGCTCCTGGCCCGCGAAACAGTGGCTGGTGCAGGCTTTATGCTGGCCGAGCCCGGCGCTGATCCTTCGGCATTGCGCAAGTCCGTAACCAGCCCCAACGGCACCACCGAACGCGCCCTTGCCACGTTCGATGAGCGCGGCATCCCCTCAATCATTGCCGCGGGCGCCCGCGCCGCAGCGGACCGGGCCGCCGAGATCACCCGCCAGCTCGGCTGA
- a CDS encoding TrkH family potassium uptake protein, whose protein sequence is MTERQSRPRIPASWQPAAPEREGLWIFTRLRDFIDDIANTSPARLALSAFAAVCLVFTFLLSLPISSATGSATPLHQAMFTAVSAVCVTGLTVVSTAVHWSFVGQLIILVGIFVGGLGTLTLASLLALMVSKKLGVRGKLIAQEAMNNAGRLGEVGTLLRIVITTSVVIEGVLAMALIPRFLVLGEPFWQAVWHGVFYSISSFNNAGFTPHSDGIVPYETDLWILVPLMLGVFLGSLGFPVVMVLQQNGLNWKKWNLHTKLTIQVSFILLAAGTVLWALMEWDNARTIGPMELGDKITHSLFASVMTRSGGFNLVDQNHMESTTMLLTDALMFAGGGSASTAGGIKVTTIAVMFLAIVAEARGDADVKVYGRTIPQGTMRVAISVIVAGATLVSVSAFLLLQISGASLDRVLFETISAFATVGLSTNLSAELPPSGVYVLTALMFAGRVGTVTLAAGLALRQRSQLYHYPEERPIIG, encoded by the coding sequence ATGACGGAACGCCAGTCGAGGCCCCGGATCCCGGCCAGCTGGCAGCCTGCCGCACCGGAGCGGGAAGGCCTTTGGATCTTCACGCGGCTGCGCGACTTCATTGACGACATTGCCAATACGTCGCCGGCCCGGCTTGCCCTGAGCGCCTTCGCCGCCGTCTGCCTGGTGTTCACGTTTCTTCTTTCGCTGCCCATCTCATCGGCAACCGGTTCGGCCACGCCGTTGCACCAGGCGATGTTCACGGCCGTTTCCGCCGTCTGCGTCACCGGGCTGACGGTGGTCTCGACGGCGGTGCACTGGTCCTTCGTGGGCCAGCTGATCATCCTGGTGGGCATCTTCGTCGGCGGCCTGGGAACGCTGACACTGGCTTCGCTGCTGGCGCTGATGGTGAGCAAAAAGCTCGGTGTCCGCGGCAAGCTCATTGCCCAGGAGGCCATGAACAACGCCGGCCGCCTGGGAGAGGTAGGTACTCTGCTGCGCATCGTCATCACCACTTCGGTGGTGATCGAAGGCGTTCTGGCAATGGCCCTGATCCCCCGGTTCCTGGTGCTGGGAGAGCCATTCTGGCAAGCCGTGTGGCACGGTGTCTTCTACTCAATCTCGTCCTTCAACAACGCTGGCTTCACGCCGCATTCGGACGGCATCGTGCCCTACGAGACCGATCTGTGGATCCTGGTCCCGCTGATGCTGGGCGTGTTCCTGGGCAGCCTTGGCTTCCCGGTGGTTATGGTCCTGCAGCAGAACGGGCTCAACTGGAAGAAATGGAACCTGCACACCAAGCTGACCATCCAGGTGTCCTTTATCCTGCTGGCGGCCGGCACGGTGCTCTGGGCGCTGATGGAATGGGACAACGCGCGCACCATCGGGCCCATGGAACTCGGCGACAAGATCACGCACTCACTCTTCGCCTCCGTGATGACCAGGTCCGGCGGCTTTAACCTCGTGGACCAGAACCACATGGAGTCCACCACCATGCTGCTCACGGATGCGCTCATGTTCGCCGGCGGCGGTTCGGCCTCCACTGCAGGCGGCATCAAGGTCACCACCATCGCCGTGATGTTCCTGGCCATTGTGGCGGAGGCCAGGGGCGACGCCGACGTCAAAGTTTATGGCCGGACCATCCCGCAGGGCACTATGCGGGTGGCCATCTCCGTGATCGTGGCCGGAGCCACCCTGGTCTCCGTGTCCGCATTCCTGCTCCTGCAGATCAGCGGCGCGTCCCTGGACCGGGTGCTGTTCGAAACCATTTCGGCCTTCGCCACGGTGGGTCTGAGCACCAACCTCAGCGCCGAACTGCCGCCGTCGGGCGTCTACGTCCTCACTGCCCTGATGTTCGCGGGCCGCGTAGGCACCGTTACCCTTGCCGCAGGCCTTGCACTGCGCCAGCGCAGCCAGCTATACCACTATCCGGAAGAGAGGCCCATCATTGGCTAA
- a CDS encoding SseB family protein: MTEQPAHMDLQPLNDLEEKLAKGGQPDASPVDVILSFLNSEVYVVSTEGIEGEDSQVEPLVLANADGDPVLAVFSHPSRVDVQYLEAAPNVLGTQGAAIIANIGEELGMVINPGAAFGFEINPEGVANIKRDFKRADELPDGAPADPAAN, from the coding sequence ATGACTGAACAGCCCGCGCACATGGATCTCCAGCCGCTCAACGACCTCGAGGAAAAGCTCGCTAAGGGCGGACAGCCGGACGCCAGCCCGGTGGACGTCATCCTGTCGTTCCTCAACAGCGAGGTCTACGTCGTCAGCACCGAAGGGATCGAGGGCGAGGACTCCCAGGTGGAACCACTGGTACTGGCCAACGCCGACGGCGACCCCGTCCTGGCGGTCTTCTCGCACCCCAGCCGCGTTGACGTGCAGTACCTTGAGGCCGCGCCGAATGTGCTGGGGACGCAGGGCGCTGCGATCATCGCCAACATCGGCGAGGAGCTCGGAATGGTGATCAACCCGGGCGCCGCGTTCGGTTTCGAGATCAATCCTGAGGGTGTGGCCAACATCAAGCGCGACTTCAAACGTGCGGATGAGCTTCCCGACGGCGCGCCCGCGGATCCCGCCGCGAACTGA
- a CDS encoding ArsR/SmtB family transcription factor — MVTDDVFAVIAEATRRDILVSLRAGDKAVGELVEELSASQPTISKHLKVLREAQLVSMRAEGQKRYYALNPKPLEGIVKWLETFDVGPRAEGTAEAGSPAAKVPVGPGGQPQATRKETDAMAAEAIAADAVAAGVLARGSAELSPAVVIPGGTAAPLSDDTVPQQIGRTVGRAATKAADLLANLPNLPKFGRKK; from the coding sequence ATGGTGACAGACGACGTATTTGCCGTCATTGCGGAAGCAACCCGGCGCGACATCCTGGTATCGCTTCGCGCAGGGGACAAGGCAGTGGGGGAACTGGTGGAGGAGCTGTCCGCCAGCCAGCCGACCATTTCCAAGCACCTTAAGGTCCTGCGGGAGGCACAGCTTGTCAGCATGCGTGCGGAGGGTCAGAAGCGCTACTACGCGCTGAACCCCAAACCGCTTGAGGGAATCGTGAAGTGGCTGGAAACGTTTGACGTCGGCCCGCGTGCTGAAGGCACCGCCGAGGCCGGATCCCCGGCCGCCAAGGTTCCCGTGGGGCCGGGCGGCCAGCCCCAGGCCACCCGGAAGGAGACGGATGCCATGGCTGCTGAGGCAATCGCCGCTGATGCGGTTGCTGCCGGCGTGCTGGCGCGCGGGAGCGCGGAACTGAGTCCCGCCGTCGTCATTCCCGGCGGCACCGCCGCTCCGCTCAGCGACGACACGGTGCCGCAGCAGATCGGCCGCACCGTGGGCCGGGCCGCCACGAAAGCCGCGGACCTGCTGGCCAACCTCCCCAACCTGCCGAAGTTCGGCCGCAAGAAATAG
- a CDS encoding Ppx/GppA phosphatase family protein, translating to MRLGVLDIGSNTVHLLLVDAHPGARPVPFASHKRPISLVQYLDGDGNITDAGQHELTEFVLEAWEFAARHKAEDLLAFCTSAIREATNGPAVLARVKDETTVTLAELTGSEEASMTYFAVRRWYGWGAGPILNLDIGGGSFEMAFGQDELPEVATSVPLGASRLTRDWLAEDPPSAKSVKELRRYIRATLKPAVSQLDGLGRANLVAGTSKTFRSLARIAGAAPSAAGPYVKRELNGTDLGVWAQRISAMKTEDRLHLPGVSEARANQLLAGALVAEAALELFRFKKIRICPWALREGLILRRLDQLVFAGPLDPAPHVVAPNMVAAEGSLAG from the coding sequence ATGCGGCTAGGCGTCCTCGATATCGGGTCCAATACTGTGCACCTCCTCCTGGTGGATGCCCACCCTGGCGCGCGTCCGGTGCCTTTTGCCTCGCACAAGCGGCCGATCTCCCTGGTCCAGTATCTGGACGGGGACGGCAACATCACGGACGCCGGTCAGCATGAGCTGACGGAGTTCGTCCTGGAAGCCTGGGAGTTCGCGGCCAGGCACAAAGCTGAGGACCTGCTGGCGTTCTGTACGTCGGCCATCCGCGAAGCCACCAACGGCCCGGCGGTGCTTGCCCGCGTCAAAGACGAGACCACCGTGACGCTGGCGGAACTGACGGGAAGCGAAGAGGCATCCATGACCTACTTCGCCGTAAGGCGCTGGTACGGCTGGGGCGCCGGGCCCATCCTGAACCTGGACATCGGCGGCGGATCGTTTGAAATGGCCTTCGGCCAGGATGAACTGCCCGAAGTCGCCACCTCCGTCCCGCTCGGAGCCAGCCGCCTCACCCGGGACTGGCTGGCCGAAGATCCGCCGTCGGCCAAGAGCGTGAAGGAGCTGCGCCGGTACATCCGCGCCACGCTCAAACCTGCGGTCAGCCAACTCGATGGCCTGGGCCGGGCAAACCTCGTGGCGGGGACGTCCAAGACCTTCCGTTCGCTGGCCAGGATCGCGGGCGCCGCCCCCAGTGCCGCAGGGCCGTACGTGAAGCGTGAGCTGAACGGGACGGACCTCGGTGTCTGGGCCCAGCGGATTTCGGCCATGAAGACGGAGGACCGGCTGCATCTGCCGGGCGTTTCGGAAGCCCGCGCCAACCAGCTCCTCGCGGGTGCGCTGGTGGCGGAAGCAGCCTTGGAACTGTTCAGGTTCAAGAAGATCAGGATCTGTCCCTGGGCGCTGCGTGAAGGCCTGATCCTGCGCAGGCTGGACCAGCTCGTTTTTGCGGGCCCGCTGGACCCGGCGCCCCACGTTGTGGCACCCAATATGGTGGCAGCGGAGGGCTCTCTCGCGGGCTGA
- the topA gene encoding type I DNA topoisomerase, translating to MPSKAKTGKKLVIVESPAKSKTIAKYLGEGFIVEASIGHIRDLPQPSELPAELKKTSVGKFAVDIENDFKPYYVVSPDKKKKVAELKAQLKDADALYLATDGDREGEAIAWHLLEVLKPKVPVYRMTFGEITKEAIHRAMDNLRDVDAALVDAQETRRVLDRLYGYEISPVLWRKVARGLSAGRVQSVVTRMVVDRERERMAFRAASYWDLTGQFGAGSGSFKAKLAAVDGAKVATGRDFNDDGELTSRNAAHLNEELATSLAAGLQDADFRVRSVDTKPYTRRPAAPFTTSTLQQEAGRKLRFSSKSTMQVAQRLYENGYITYMRTDSSALSDEAVTAARRQASELYGPEYIPQSPRVYSSKAANAQEAHEAIRPAGDSFRTPAQVAKQLSGDEFRLYELIWKRTVASQMGDAKGSTATIRLGAVAADGRDAEFSASGTVITFPGFLAAYEEGKDESRGDDDSEEARRLPNVAKDDALTASDIVAVGHETSPPPRFTEASLTAELEKKGIGRPSTYASTISTIQDRGYVRKQGSALVPSWIAFSVIRLLEQHFTDYVDYEFTADMEGDLDRIANGQAVGAAWLKHFYYGEDADPGLLSIVNNLGEIDAREINSVPITDGITLRVGKFGPYLESSIPSVDPKTGEVVESSRANVPEDLAPDELTAAKAIELMETAAPEERVLGADPHTGHTVVAKNGRYGAYVTEIIPEMTEEQLANQPVDYYKNGKPKPPKKPVKAKPRTGSLFASMSVDSVTLDEALQLMSLPRALGEDAEGNLITVQNGRFGPYLKKGTDSRSIGSEEEIFTITLEQALEIYSQPKQRGARAAVAPLAEFGPDPVSEKNIVVKEGRFGPYITDGVTNITVPRTTSLEELTRERAVELLAEKRAKGPVKRTTTARKAPAKKKAAAKK from the coding sequence GTGCCAAGCAAGGCCAAAACCGGCAAGAAACTCGTGATCGTGGAGTCTCCGGCCAAGAGCAAGACCATCGCCAAGTACCTCGGCGAGGGTTTCATCGTAGAGGCCTCCATCGGTCACATCCGCGACCTGCCGCAGCCGTCCGAACTCCCCGCGGAACTGAAGAAAACGTCCGTGGGCAAGTTCGCCGTCGACATCGAAAACGACTTCAAGCCGTACTACGTGGTATCGCCGGACAAGAAGAAAAAGGTGGCCGAACTCAAGGCCCAGCTCAAAGACGCTGACGCTCTTTATCTCGCAACCGATGGGGACCGCGAGGGCGAGGCCATCGCGTGGCACCTGCTGGAAGTCCTCAAGCCCAAGGTCCCGGTGTACCGGATGACGTTCGGCGAAATCACCAAGGAAGCCATCCATCGCGCCATGGACAACCTGCGCGATGTTGATGCGGCCCTGGTGGATGCCCAGGAAACCCGCCGCGTGCTGGACCGCCTGTACGGCTACGAGATTTCCCCGGTCCTGTGGCGCAAGGTGGCCCGCGGCCTGTCCGCCGGCCGTGTGCAGTCAGTGGTCACCCGCATGGTGGTGGACCGCGAACGCGAACGCATGGCGTTCAGGGCCGCGTCCTACTGGGACCTCACCGGGCAGTTCGGTGCCGGTTCCGGTTCCTTCAAAGCCAAATTGGCTGCCGTTGACGGCGCCAAGGTGGCCACTGGCCGTGACTTCAACGACGACGGCGAACTCACCTCCCGCAATGCGGCCCACCTGAACGAGGAACTGGCCACCTCGCTGGCCGCCGGCCTGCAGGATGCCGACTTCCGCGTCCGGTCCGTGGACACCAAGCCGTATACGCGCCGCCCAGCGGCTCCGTTCACCACCTCCACGCTCCAGCAGGAGGCTGGCCGCAAGCTGCGTTTCTCCTCCAAGAGCACCATGCAGGTTGCCCAGCGCCTGTATGAAAACGGCTACATCACCTATATGCGTACTGACTCTTCGGCGCTGAGTGATGAAGCCGTCACGGCCGCCCGCCGCCAGGCTTCCGAGCTGTACGGCCCGGAGTACATCCCGCAGTCACCCCGCGTCTACTCCAGCAAAGCTGCCAACGCGCAGGAAGCCCACGAGGCCATCCGTCCCGCCGGTGACTCCTTCCGCACCCCGGCGCAGGTGGCCAAGCAGCTGTCCGGCGACGAGTTCCGCCTGTACGAGCTCATCTGGAAGCGCACCGTCGCCTCGCAGATGGGCGATGCCAAGGGCTCCACAGCCACCATTCGCCTTGGCGCCGTGGCTGCTGACGGCCGGGACGCCGAATTCTCCGCCTCCGGTACCGTCATCACGTTCCCCGGCTTCCTTGCCGCCTATGAGGAAGGCAAGGACGAAAGCCGCGGGGACGACGACTCCGAGGAAGCCCGCCGGCTGCCGAACGTGGCCAAGGACGATGCCCTCACGGCGTCGGATATTGTGGCCGTGGGCCATGAGACCTCCCCGCCGCCGCGCTTCACGGAAGCCTCGCTGACGGCCGAACTTGAAAAGAAAGGCATCGGGCGCCCGTCCACGTATGCCTCCACCATCTCCACCATCCAGGATCGCGGCTACGTCCGGAAGCAGGGTTCGGCCCTGGTCCCGAGCTGGATCGCCTTCTCGGTGATCCGCCTCCTGGAGCAGCACTTCACCGACTACGTGGACTACGAGTTCACGGCCGACATGGAAGGTGACCTGGACAGGATCGCCAACGGCCAGGCTGTCGGTGCTGCCTGGCTCAAGCACTTCTACTACGGTGAAGACGCTGATCCAGGCCTGCTGAGCATCGTGAACAACCTCGGCGAAATCGATGCCCGCGAGATCAACTCCGTCCCCATCACCGACGGCATCACGCTGCGGGTGGGCAAGTTCGGACCGTACCTGGAGAGCTCCATTCCTTCGGTGGATCCCAAGACCGGCGAGGTGGTCGAATCCTCCCGCGCCAACGTTCCTGAAGACCTGGCCCCGGATGAACTGACTGCAGCCAAGGCCATCGAACTGATGGAAACAGCGGCACCGGAGGAACGGGTGCTGGGTGCCGACCCGCACACCGGGCACACCGTTGTTGCCAAGAATGGCCGCTATGGCGCATATGTCACCGAAATCATTCCGGAGATGACCGAGGAACAGCTGGCCAACCAGCCGGTGGATTACTACAAGAACGGCAAGCCCAAACCACCGAAGAAGCCCGTCAAGGCCAAGCCGCGCACGGGCTCCCTGTTCGCCTCGATGTCTGTCGATTCCGTGACCCTGGACGAGGCACTGCAGCTCATGAGCTTGCCCCGGGCCTTGGGGGAGGACGCCGAAGGCAACCTCATCACGGTGCAGAACGGACGCTTTGGCCCGTACCTGAAAAAGGGCACCGACTCGCGCTCCATCGGCTCAGAAGAGGAAATCTTCACCATCACCCTGGAGCAGGCACTGGAGATCTACTCCCAGCCCAAGCAGCGCGGTGCCCGTGCCGCGGTGGCGCCCCTGGCCGAGTTCGGCCCGGACCCCGTTTCGGAGAAGAACATCGTGGTGAAGGAAGGCCGCTTCGGTCCGTACATTACCGACGGCGTCACCAACATCACCGTGCCGCGCACCACCTCGCTTGAGGAACTTACCCGGGAACGCGCCGTCGAACTTCTCGCCGAGAAGCGGGCCAAGGGCCCGGTCAAGCGCACGACGACGGCCCGCAAGGCCCCCGCGAAGAAGAAAGCCGCCGCAAAAAAATAA
- a CDS encoding potassium channel family protein → MLVIGLGRFGSSTAEQLVKQGREVLAIERDRTLVQKWAPLLTHVVEADATNIDALRQLGAQEFTSAVVGVGTSIESSVLITVNLVDMGIEHLWVKAITPSHGKILTRIGANHVIYPEADAGVRAAHLVSGRMLDFIEFDDDFAIVKMYPPRETVGFTLDESKVRSKYGVTIVGVKSPGEDFTYARPETKVSSRDMLIVSGHVDLLERFAARP, encoded by the coding sequence GTGCTGGTGATCGGTCTGGGCCGCTTTGGCTCCTCCACCGCCGAACAGCTCGTGAAGCAGGGCCGTGAAGTGCTTGCCATCGAACGCGACCGGACCCTGGTTCAGAAGTGGGCGCCGCTCCTCACTCACGTGGTTGAGGCGGACGCCACCAACATCGATGCGCTGCGCCAGCTCGGAGCGCAGGAGTTCACCTCCGCCGTGGTGGGCGTGGGCACGTCCATCGAGTCCTCCGTGCTGATCACCGTGAACCTGGTGGACATGGGTATTGAGCATCTCTGGGTCAAGGCCATCACGCCTTCGCACGGCAAAATCCTCACACGGATCGGCGCCAACCACGTTATCTACCCGGAAGCTGACGCCGGCGTCCGTGCGGCGCACCTGGTCTCCGGCCGCATGCTGGACTTCATCGAATTCGACGACGACTTCGCCATCGTCAAGATGTACCCCCCGCGTGAAACGGTGGGCTTCACCCTGGACGAATCCAAAGTCCGCTCCAAATACGGTGTGACGATCGTGGGTGTGAAGTCCCCGGGCGAGGACTTCACCTACGCGCGCCCGGAGACAAAGGTGTCGTCCCGCGACATGCTGATTGTCTCGGGCCACGTTGACCTGTTGGAACGCTTCGCGGCCCGGCCGTAA